The DNA segment CGATCTTTGGCCCCTCAGGCTACAATTGGTGAAAATTATTATCTTACTGCGGCCACCAAGATTGGCGAAACAGGTCATTCCTTCCACGAgagtaaagaaaagagtgttgataattagtagcatttatcaagaataaaacaGATCGCCGTTCAATTTGACGATGGTTTGTATCTTGTCTTATCGGTTTCATAATTtacttcatcttcaaacaCTATGTATCATATCCTAGAAGCGCGAAGATTAGTCTCGATATGCTCTCTAGGTATTCATGGAGGGTGGCCGAATTTTGTCCGAACAGCACAGGCACTGAGATAGGAATAAACTAGTTGCAGCTCGATACCCAGATCATCACTCAAGGTGTTAGTGGCGTGCTCTATCTCAAATGAAGCTGTGCTTTACCACTATAGCAACCGTTCGTAACGAAGCCATGCTAATAACACAATTTATGTGGTGATTAGCGGTTGGCCAAGTAAGCCTACGAAGTACAAGTCAGCGGCGATTGTTTTAGATCCAGGATTCCTTTAACATGCTGAAGACTAACCTTTCTAAGTTCCAGAGCTCTGTTGCAGTAACAAAAAAGTTGTCGATATCATCCACGGGGGAATGTTACATATTCTGCTTATTTTATATGATATATAGATTGTACCAAAATGCGGAAGCACTCAACCAACAAATTGTTCAGGCATTCATACGGTATGGCTAATCAGATTTAAGCAATGTAGTCGTTGGCATAGTGTGTCTGTTTCAGATGCGTTTTACGTTACCTGTGGTATGATATACAGCGGTTAACCGACTCCCCCATGAACGCATTACAGGTCAGCCCGTCTTGACAAGAGCTAGTGTCGAAACTTATCACCATGTTAGTAGACCTCTTTTGTAGGGTCTGAGTAATTTCGCTGGTGTTGTCTCTAATTAAGTCGCCATTAGCAGAGCCTAGGGCAGTACCAATATTGCCAACTATGTTGCTACGGACTACTCGGTGATCGCTGTCTGCCAGATCCATACTATCAAATATGTCTTGGCGACCCTGAGTAAAGGCTAAATAGTCAAATTGACCTAGACCGTACTCATTGATAGTACAACATTTCTGATATAGGGTTTCATAGTACTGTCCCAGTTCTTCCATTGATACGTGTACATCTATGCTTGCAACACCTGGAAGATAGCCTACAATGCTAGTCAAGTTAGTATTATTCCTTAGGCAGTCAAAGAAGCTAACCAGTTTCAGGGACGATATTGTTGTTGGTCCCAGATGATCCGTAATATTAGGGGTGGCAAAGTTGAAATCTACTAGGTCGCGCTCATTTGTCTCTGCGTCACAACTGTCACCATTTACCACAATACTAAAGATCTGTATGATCAAcagtgaaaaaatatctagAAAGACTGAACGCTTCATGTCTTCTATGGATGTTTAGTTCtttatgaattttttcttatttttatattatgTTAGACGTGTATTCCTGACAGTCTGTAAAGTTCTCGAATTCGGAATCATCTGATTCTTGTAGAGAATAGAGTTATGTGTTAGGGAGAACTCGCATTTTTGCTAAGATTCGCCTTACTGCGGTGTTTCAGCGGACACATTCTAGAGAAGTGGCCTGGTTCTCCGCAATTAAAGCATAGGCGGTGACGGAAGCATATAGTtagaagtttttttttccattcaTTGTTATCGTCGCTCGAGTATTTTGGTCTAGCTCCTAATCTCTGATTACGAGTGCGTCTAGAGTACATAGCGTCGATCTCCATAGCGTCTGGGTCGGCGTTGTGCAGCGTTCTTTGGCGTGATCCATTAGAATATGGGAGGTCCATGTCGTCTATTGTTTCAGCACGATATGCTATTTCCTTAGCATCATGGATAGTGATAGGTCCTCTGAGCCGTAATTCTTTCCTTATGTGACCTTTCAAGCCTCTAGTGTAACTATTAATCAGGGAATGTTCTGATCTACAGTTTGGTGGTAATAGTAGACGCAACGATTCGAATTGCGCATTATAATCGCGAACATTACCGGTTTGtgtcaatttttctaaCGCAAGTTCTATTTTGTACGTATCGACACTTTGTAGGGAATGATCCCGTAAATCATTGATAAACGATGTGTAGTGCATTTGTGGAAGGTCCTTTTCCATTTGGTATTCTAAAAACTATCTACTCGCTTCACCTGCTAGGTTACCTGCTCGTAGATTAGACGTCGTTAGGCCAAGTAATTCGTGTGATCCAGTTTTCTACCACGAACTACTTCTTAGTACAAACGGTACTTTCCTTATCCTGATTCTAACCTTCGAGTCTTAGGCGGCGCTACCAATTGTCACGTAGCGAACTTACTTATCCAAGTATTACAGGAACTTCAGATTTAAACTTAaacttgttcttttatttctataTATCTAGTCCGCATTGTAGTTTCCTACAATACCactatttatatatgttggTTGTTATTACTGGTTTGGACAATGTGTCTTCGTCTGTTTCAGATGCAGCTAGCAATTACCCTTTTAAGTAACTGCTAGTGTTTCATCCGCGACATGGCTGTTACTATTAACGTGAGCTACTCAGTTTCAACCTTGACAATTTTCACAAAACGTTGGTTTCGTGGTCTAGTCGGTTATGGCATCTGCTTAACACGCAGAACGTCCCCAGTTCGATCCTGGGCgaaatcattttttaatCCATCCCTTTCCCACCCCGGAATCAGGGGACTTCTTGAAGAACACTTCTCTCATATGAACGAATCAATACCAAACTGTCAAATCGCGAATTTATTGGAATTATTATGTACAAGTGGACTTTATACTCATCGCGTCTCGATAACGACGTGAGAAACgactttctttttcattttcaccGTATTTTTGTGCGTCCTTTTTAATTTGCAGTTTTTTTCGTACTGTTCCACATGTCCaaagttttttgttttttttcaagaaaaattttcgatGCCGCGTTCTCTGTGTGCAACGGATGCATGGTAGATGGAACTTCAATATGTTGCTTGAAATTTTACTAATCTTAGCATTATGTTAAATCGTTTACTTGAGAatgttctcttttttttgcttcatcTTTGTAAGTTTCTTGCTTTTATTCCTTCTTGCTCGTAAATAAGCAAGGTAAGAGGACAACTGTAATCACCTATTACAATAATGACGGACGAAACTGCTCAACCGACACAATCTGCCCCAAGGCAGGAATCTGCTGCGCCAAAACAAACCGACGATGATCAGCAGGTATCccaacaacagcaacagcgTGGCTATAATAACTACAATGATGGTAGCAACTATAACCAAAAAAAGCCTTACAACAGCAATAGGCCCCATCAGCAAAGAGGTGGAAAGTTTGGCCCTAACAGATATAACAGTCGTGGTAACTATAATGGTGGCGGTAATTATAGAGGTGGGCACATGGGTGCTAACGGCTCAAACGTACCTTGGACAGGATACTATAACAATTATCCAGTCTATTATCAGCCGCAACAAATGGGTGCCGGAAATGCAATCCCTGTCAATGTTGCTCCTGCCGATGAGAAGTCTTCTCCGGTGCCAACCAAGATAGAAATCACTACCAAATCTGGCGAACACCTAGATTTGAAGGAACAGCATAAGGTTAAGTTACAGTCGAAGGAAACGTCTACCGCACCTACGCCATTGGACCCAAAATCAGAGGAAGCTTCTGATTCTGCTCCAACTCCAACTCCTACCCCTGCTACTACTGATTCTAAGGAAAGTTCTGAGGAAAATATCTCTGAAGCTGAGAAGACCAGGagaaattttattgaacaAGTCAAACTTCGTAAAGCTGCtttagaaaagaagagaaaggaACAGCTTGAAGGAGCCGGTGGCAGCAGTAATGTTTCAACAGAAACTGCCCCAGTAAAGGCTGAAGAGACGGAACCAGTCATATCTGAAgctggtgaaaaaaaaccagcCGAGCTAGAAACTAATCAAGACACTCCAAGCGAAGAAAACggacaagaagaacaaggtCAAATTAAGGAAGAATCCACTACCAAGGCGTTGACTTTTGCCGAACGcttgaagttgaaaaaacaacaaaaagaacaagaaaagacggaagaaaaggaaaatcaGGAAGAACCGGTACAGGAAGAAGCCAACTCTGTTACAAAGACTGCCACCGTGCCTTCTACTGAACAAGATCAGGAACAAACTGAGACCAGTGAAACTGAGCGGTCAGAAGTTGAGGAATCTACTCCACAAACAGCTGAACCAACTGCTACCATCCCAGGTACTCTTGCTGAATCTGGCGAAGCTGACGATACTGAAGTGAAAGTTGAATCTGAAGCAGAAGTCGAAGCTGACATCGAAACCGCCGCTGATGATGAAGCCGATAATGGTACAAACACCGTTTCTCACGTGTTGAATGTATTGAAAGATGCGAGACCAATTGAAGacgtcttttctttcatttaCCCAGAGGGAATTGAGGGTCCAGATATCAAGTACAAGAAGGAACACGTCAAGTACACGTATGGCCCAACTTTCTTGCTTCAATTCAAGGACAAGTTAAACGTTAAGGCAGACGCCGAATGGGTTCAAAGCACTGCTTCTAAGATTGTCATTCCACCAGGAATGGGTAGAGGGAACAAATCAAGAGACCCCAGTAGATTCTCCAACAATTCTAGCCGCGGCCATGACTTCAGGAGCAATTCTGTGAGAAATATGGATGACAGAGCTAATTCAAGAACTTCATCAAAGAGAAGATCAAAGAGAATGAACGACGATAGAAGATCTAATAGGTCTTACACATCAAGAAGGGACCGTGAAAGGGGCTCCTATAGAAATGAAGACAAGAGAGATGACGACAGACCAAGGGAAGAAGTTGCTCCACTCGTTCCAAGCTCTAATAGATGGATTCCAAAATCCAAGGCTAAGAGtactgaaaagaaattggcTCCTGATGGAAAGACTGAACTCTTAGATAAGGATgaagttgaaagaaaaatgaagtcATTGCTGAATAAACTTACTTTAGAAATGTTCGACGCGATTTCATCCGAAATTTTAGCTATTGCAAACATATCTGTATGGGAAACAAATGGTGAAACGTTGAAGGCTGTGATAGAACAGGTTTTCCTAAAGGCTTGTGATGAGCCCCATTGGTCTTCTATGTACGCGCAATTATGTGGTAAGGTTGTTAAAGAGTTGAATCCAGATATTTCAGACGAAACCAATGAAGGCAAGACCGGTCCAAAATTGGTCTTGCATTACTTGGTTGCTAGATGCCATGCAGAATTTGACAAGGGTTGGACCGATAAATTACCAACAAAGGAAGATGGTACTCCACTAGAACCTGAAATGATGTCCGAAGAATATTATGCCGCTGCTTCTGCAAAGAGAAGAGGTTTAGGTTTAGTTCGTTTTATTGGTTTCTTGTATCGTTTGAATCTGTTAACCGGCAAGATGATGTTCGAATGTTTCCGCAGGCTAATGAAGGATTTGACAGACTCTCCATCTGAAGAAACTCTAGAATCAGTTATTGAGTTGCTAAACACTGTCGGTGAGCAATTTGAAACCGATAGTTTCAGGACGGGTCAGGCTACATTGGAAGGTTCCCAATTGCTCGATAGTTTATTCGGTATTTTAGACAATGTTATCCAAACCGCAGAAATGTCTAGTAGAATTAAATTCAAGTTGGTTGATATCAAAGAATTAAGGCACGACAAAAACTGGAATAGTGACAAGAAGGACGATGGTCCTAAGACTATTCAACAGATTcatgaggaagaagaaagacaaCGTCAACTTAAGAACAACTCAAGATCTAATTCAAGACGTACGAACAACTCCAGTAATAGACATTCTTTTAGAAGGGATGCTCCTCCTGCATCCAAGGATAGTTTCATTGCAACCAGAACATATTCTCAAAGGAATACTCAAAGGGCCCCTCCTCCAAGAGAAGAACCATCTGCGCCAACATCCACTGCCACAAATATGTTTAGTGCATTAATGGGTGAAagtgacgatgaagaataaaTGAATGAATTACGGTAAGCAAAGACAAGAGAACTTTTGGATAGAAGAATGATGGTGAAAAGTCTAACATAATAAATTAACAGCACAATCACAAATTTTAATCTTCTTCCGTTCAATGCCGCGATATCAACTGAAAATATATGcatggagaagaaaaaaaagcgtCCCTGGGGCAGTTATATCATATCTACTTAATTAATGGGCTTATTTCTCTTCACTAAAAAAACTCTAAGCAAGTTTTGATCTCTTCAACTGGTAGTCCCCTTACCGTATTTCCTTCCTTCTTTCCTGTTCTATATGCCCACGTCCTTCTgtactttttatttcataACTTCACCACTCTTCGTTTACGATATGTTTTATATAATAGACCACTCAGCATATGTATAGTtttgtatatttatatCATTTATTAGCTGACGGCTTTAAAGTTTATATTTTGATTAGAACGCTTTATTTGCCCATTATATTATGGCcattgtcatttttttctacaaAGGCCACGAGAAAAAAGGACCGTTGCCGGGAAACAGAAATAGCATCTTCTTTCATCGAAAGTAATATCGATAGTCTGGCTAATGAAGACCCTTGAGGAGTTACCATTTCCAGCCAATCAGCATACCACAAAACAACTACATAACGAATATGAGTTTAGAGGCCGTGGATTCTAAGGCGATGGTCCTACTGATGGGTGTAAGAAGATGTGGAAAATCATCCATTTGTAAAGTTGTTTTTCACAACATGCAGCCCTTGGATACACTGTATCTAGAGTCAACATCAAATCCTTCTCTCGAGCACTTTTCTACTCTCATTGACTTGGCAGTGATGGAGCTTCCAGGACAGTTGAACTATTTTGAACCAAGCTATGATTCTGAAAGGTTATTCAAGAGCGTTGGGGCATTGGTTTATGTCATTGATTCGCAagatgaatatataaatgcGATCACAAACCTAGCGATGATCATTGAGTATGCA comes from the Saccharomyces kudriavzevii IFO 1802 strain IFO1802 genome assembly, chromosome: 7 genome and includes:
- the SKDI07G4130 gene encoding uncharacterized protein, with product MKRSVFLDIFSLLIIQIFSIVVNGDSCDAETNERDLVDFNFATPNITDHLGPTTISSLKLVSFFDCLRNNTNLTSIVGYLPGVASIDVHVSMEELGQYYETLYQKCCTINEYGLGQFDYLAFTQGRQDIFDSMDLADSDHRVVRSNIVGNIGTALGSANGDLIRDNTSEITQTLQKRSTNMVISFDTSSCQDGLTCNAFMGESVNRCISYHR
- the SKDI07G4140 gene encoding uncharacterized protein yields the protein MEKDLPQMHYTSFINDLRDHSLQSVDTYKIELALEKLTQTGNVRDYNAQFESLRLLLPPNCRSEHSLINSYTRGLKGHIRKELRLRGPITIHDAKEIAYRAETIDDMDLPYSNGSRQRTLHNADPDAMEIDAMYSRRTRNQRLGARPKYSSDDNNEWKKKLLTICFRHRLCFNCGEPGHFSRMCPLKHRSKANLSKNASSP
- the TIF4631 gene encoding translation initiation factor eIF4G (similar to Saccharomyces cerevisiae TIF4632 (YGL049C) and TIF4631 (YGR162W); ancestral locus Anc_4.56), whose product is MTDETAQPTQSAPRQESAAPKQTDDDQQVSQQQQQRGYNNYNDGSNYNQKKPYNSNRPHQQRGGKFGPNRYNSRGNYNGGGNYRGGHMGANGSNVPWTGYYNNYPVYYQPQQMGAGNAIPVNVAPADEKSSPVPTKIEITTKSGEHLDLKEQHKVKLQSKETSTAPTPLDPKSEEASDSAPTPTPTPATTDSKESSEENISEAEKTRRNFIEQVKLRKAALEKKRKEQLEGAGGSSNVSTETAPVKAEETEPVISEAGEKKPAELETNQDTPSEENGQEEQGQIKEESTTKALTFAERLKLKKQQKEQEKTEEKENQEEPVQEEANSVTKTATVPSTEQDQEQTETSETERSEVEESTPQTAEPTATIPGTLAESGEADDTEVKVESEAEVEADIETAADDEADNGTNTVSHVLNVLKDARPIEDVFSFIYPEGIEGPDIKYKKEHVKYTYGPTFLLQFKDKLNVKADAEWVQSTASKIVIPPGMGRGNKSRDPSRFSNNSSRGHDFRSNSVRNMDDRANSRTSSKRRSKRMNDDRRSNRSYTSRRDRERGSYRNEDKRDDDRPREEVAPLVPSSNRWIPKSKAKSTEKKLAPDGKTELLDKDEVERKMKSLLNKLTLEMFDAISSEILAIANISVWETNGETLKAVIEQVFLKACDEPHWSSMYAQLCGKVVKELNPDISDETNEGKTGPKLVLHYLVARCHAEFDKGWTDKLPTKEDGTPLEPEMMSEEYYAAASAKRRGLGLVRFIGFLYRLNLLTGKMMFECFRRLMKDLTDSPSEETLESVIELLNTVGEQFETDSFRTGQATLEGSQLLDSLFGILDNVIQTAEMSSRIKFKLVDIKELRHDKNWNSDKKDDGPKTIQQIHEEEERQRQLKNNSRSNSRRTNNSSNRHSFRRDAPPASKDSFIATRTYSQRNTQRAPPPREEPSAPTSTATNMFSALMGESDDEE